Proteins encoded together in one Coriobacteriia bacterium window:
- a CDS encoding HD domain-containing protein: MSRVVDIALPTDAEALLDALVSRGHFAAVVGGAVRDALLERIVGDLDVVTAATPDGVRESCEGTTWCQRTYAVGERYGTIGVVLADGTVVEVSQLRGADFAEDASRRDFTINALGAAWPGLALLDAVGGLADLDAGILRAPGEPSERFAEDPLRVLRAARFVADLGFVLDPATEAAAAATAPLLADVSAERVRDELTALLLGEQVGEGLSVALRTGALAEVLPEVAALDGVTQPTFHDLDVFAHTVQTVDSTPAIFRLRWAALLHDVGKGPCRTVEPDGRIRFFRHAKIGAEMTARICERLRFSKAQSRAVTHLVAEHMRLGDLVIDNPRAVDRAVRRLDLWASSSADAVRLASAEDAVDLTMADFAATAHRADAPAVRTRLDAAVRASRGRGTRTRPGSVLGGTELMRELGLPEGPCVGDAQRAIEEAVAHGELRADDRPGALRVARSAVARGREGRT, from the coding sequence ATGAGCCGCGTCGTCGACATCGCACTACCTACTGACGCTGAGGCGCTCCTCGATGCGCTCGTGAGCCGGGGTCATTTCGCCGCCGTCGTGGGCGGCGCGGTTCGAGACGCGCTGCTCGAGCGGATCGTCGGCGACCTGGACGTCGTGACGGCGGCGACCCCCGATGGGGTGCGTGAGTCCTGCGAGGGCACCACCTGGTGCCAACGCACGTACGCCGTCGGCGAGCGCTACGGCACGATCGGCGTCGTGCTTGCCGACGGAACGGTCGTCGAGGTCTCGCAGCTTCGGGGCGCGGATTTCGCCGAGGACGCGAGCCGGCGCGATTTCACCATCAACGCGCTGGGTGCCGCGTGGCCGGGGCTCGCACTGCTCGACGCCGTGGGTGGCCTCGCGGATCTCGACGCCGGAATCCTGAGAGCGCCCGGGGAGCCATCGGAGCGGTTCGCCGAAGACCCGCTGCGCGTCTTGCGAGCGGCGCGCTTCGTCGCCGACCTCGGGTTCGTGCTGGACCCCGCGACTGAGGCGGCGGCGGCCGCTACGGCCCCGCTGCTAGCCGACGTATCGGCGGAGCGCGTTCGCGACGAGCTTACGGCGCTGCTCCTTGGCGAGCAGGTCGGCGAAGGGCTCAGCGTGGCGCTGCGCACGGGCGCGCTGGCCGAGGTGCTGCCGGAGGTCGCTGCCCTCGACGGTGTGACACAGCCGACCTTCCACGACCTCGACGTCTTCGCGCACACCGTGCAGACGGTCGACAGCACCCCCGCGATCTTCCGGCTGCGCTGGGCCGCGCTGCTCCACGACGTCGGCAAGGGGCCGTGTCGCACGGTAGAGCCCGATGGGCGGATCCGCTTCTTCCGCCATGCGAAGATCGGCGCCGAGATGACGGCGCGCATCTGCGAGCGCCTGCGCTTCTCGAAGGCGCAGTCGCGTGCCGTGACACACCTTGTCGCCGAGCACATGCGCCTCGGAGACCTCGTGATCGACAACCCCCGCGCAGTTGACCGCGCGGTGCGGCGCTTGGACCTGTGGGCTTCGAGCAGCGCCGACGCGGTACGGCTCGCGAGTGCCGAGGACGCGGTCGATCTCACGATGGCCGACTTCGCGGCGACCGCCCACCGAGCCGACGCCCCCGCCGTGCGCACACGCCTAGACGCGGCGGTCCGTGCCTCACGCGGACGCGGAACGCGCACCCGACCCGGCTCCGTGCTTGGCGGCACAGAACTCATGCGCGAGCTTGGGCTGCCCGAGGGCCCGTGCGTCGGCGACGCGCAGCGCGCGATCGAGGAGGCGGTGGCACACGGCGAGCTGCGAGCCGACGACCGACCCGGAGCCCTGCGCGTGGCGCGCTCCGCGGTGGCTCGCGGACGCGAGGGGCGCACCTAG
- a CDS encoding type II toxin-antitoxin system RelE/ParE family toxin, translating to MAAYELKVAAAADRVLARIPEFAAAAIVELITGPLLENPLRLSKELEQDLAGYRVAKRGPYRVVFRIEHDAIIRVTRIDHRADVYRTR from the coding sequence GTGGCCGCCTACGAGCTCAAGGTCGCTGCCGCGGCCGATCGGGTGCTCGCCCGGATTCCGGAGTTCGCTGCCGCAGCGATTGTTGAGCTCATCACGGGGCCGTTGCTGGAGAATCCCCTGCGCCTGAGCAAGGAGCTCGAGCAGGACCTTGCGGGATACCGTGTGGCCAAGCGCGGACCGTACCGAGTGGTCTTCCGCATCGAGCACGACGCGATCATCCGTGTGACGCGCATCGACCACCGTGCGGACGTCTATCGGACTCGCTAG
- a CDS encoding type II toxin-antitoxin system Phd/YefM family antitoxin, whose protein sequence is MSETRSLADVKAHLSEIVDLVESQQQRVIITRHGKPAAIIMSPDDLESLEETLDILSTPGALEEIRAADAEIDRGEYFTAAELRAKYLPKG, encoded by the coding sequence ATGTCTGAGACACGCTCGCTCGCCGACGTCAAAGCCCACCTCTCCGAGATCGTCGATCTTGTCGAGAGTCAGCAGCAGCGTGTCATCATCACGCGTCACGGCAAGCCCGCCGCGATCATCATGAGCCCGGACGATCTCGAGAGCCTCGAGGAGACTCTCGACATCCTGTCCACGCCCGGCGCGCTTGAGGAGATTCGGGCAGCGGACGCCGAAATCGACCGGGGCGAGTACTTCACCGCTGCCGAGTTGCGCGCCAAGTACTTGCCGAAGGGCTAG
- a CDS encoding adenylosuccinate synthase, translating to MAGIVLVGAQWGDEGKGKITDLIADDFDYVVRFQGGNNAGHTVIHGGRTLKLHLIPSGIMYPHITPVIGNGCVIDPKVLLEEMDRLEADDLSTHRLLISCNAHIIMPYHKDLDGASERRLGKLEIGTTRRGIGPAYMDKASRMGLRVQDLQDEHIFRKKVEAALHEKNDLLEKLHGLPTYTVEQIAEEYLPYAERIKPHIADTSFVVNKALDADQWVLFEGAQGTLLDLDHGTYPFVTSSSPTAGGACTGAGVGPRRIDRVLGIAKAYITRVGSGPFPTELDDETGRHLIDVGHEFGTTTGRERRAGWYDAVIVRYTVQISGLTDLIITKLDVLSQLDTIKVCVAYEYEGHRYNNLPCHQTVFHHAKPIYEELPGWKSDITHCRTFEELPKEARDYVLYLEELADVPVSMIAVGPSREQTIMRRWEPRA from the coding sequence ATGGCCGGAATCGTCCTCGTCGGCGCCCAGTGGGGCGACGAAGGTAAGGGCAAGATCACCGACCTCATCGCAGACGACTTCGACTACGTCGTCCGCTTCCAGGGCGGGAACAACGCGGGGCACACCGTCATTCACGGCGGGCGCACCCTGAAGCTGCACCTCATTCCCAGCGGGATCATGTACCCGCACATCACGCCGGTCATCGGCAACGGGTGCGTCATCGACCCGAAGGTCCTGCTCGAGGAGATGGACCGGCTCGAGGCCGACGATCTCTCCACGCACCGGCTGCTCATCAGCTGCAACGCTCACATCATCATGCCGTACCACAAGGACCTGGATGGAGCGTCCGAGCGCCGGCTGGGCAAGCTGGAGATCGGCACGACGCGTCGAGGCATCGGACCGGCGTACATGGACAAGGCGAGCAGGATGGGACTGCGCGTCCAAGACCTGCAGGACGAGCACATCTTCCGCAAGAAGGTCGAGGCGGCGCTGCACGAGAAGAACGACCTTCTCGAGAAGCTCCATGGCCTGCCCACCTACACGGTCGAGCAGATCGCCGAGGAGTACCTGCCCTACGCCGAGCGCATCAAGCCGCACATCGCCGACACGTCGTTCGTGGTCAACAAGGCCCTCGACGCCGATCAGTGGGTGCTGTTCGAGGGAGCGCAGGGCACACTGCTCGACCTCGATCACGGCACGTACCCGTTTGTGACCTCGTCGTCGCCGACGGCGGGTGGCGCGTGCACGGGCGCCGGCGTGGGGCCCCGCCGCATCGATCGCGTCCTCGGCATCGCGAAGGCCTACATCACGCGCGTCGGTTCAGGCCCGTTCCCGACAGAACTCGACGACGAGACCGGCCGCCACCTTATCGATGTGGGCCACGAATTCGGCACCACGACGGGCCGCGAGCGCCGCGCCGGCTGGTACGACGCGGTGATCGTGCGCTACACGGTGCAGATCTCGGGTCTCACCGACCTCATCATCACGAAGCTCGACGTGCTCTCGCAGCTCGACACCATCAAGGTGTGCGTCGCTTACGAGTACGAAGGGCATCGGTACAACAACCTGCCGTGCCACCAGACGGTCTTCCACCACGCCAAGCCCATCTACGAGGAGCTGCCCGGCTGGAAGAGCGATATCACGCACTGTCGCACCTTCGAGGAGCTGCCCAAGGAGGCGCGCGACTACGTTCTCTACCTCGAGGAGCTGGCGGACGTTCCGGTCTCGATGATCGCGGTCGGTCCGAGCCGCGAGCAGACGATCATGCGCCGCTGGGAGCCGCGGGCGTAG